The Gammaproteobacteria bacterium genomic interval CCCGAAGGAGATGCCCAAGGCTACCTGCCAGAGTGGTATGGTAGGGGGCAGGATGAGGGTGAACAGCATGGAGGTGACCAGAAACCCCTCGTTGATCTCGTGATTCCTTACCCCCGCGAACAATGCTTCCCAAAAGCCGCCGACGGCCAGGGTGACGACGTAGATCGGCAGGAAATACAGAAAACCGTGCCAGAAACAAGCCCAAATGCTGTCCGGGGCATAGCCGATTCCGAGCGCCCCCAGCAACGCGCCCCGCCAACCGCCCGTCGACTCCAACCCCATCGCCAGCATGGCCGCGTTGGCCTGGTAACCGGTGTTGTATATCCCCACCAAGGCGCAGGGTGTCACGGCCAGCACGACAAAGATCATCAGACGCTTGAGGTCGAGGCCATCGCGCACGTGGGGCGAACCCCGGGTCACATCGGCCGGCGTGTACAGCAAGGTGTCGACCATCTCGTAGAGGGCGTTGAAATTCTGGAACTGGCCGCCTTTCGCGAAGAGCGGCTGGATTCGGTCCAGATAACGGCGCAAACGCTGCATCAGCCTTCCTTTTCGATTTGCGTGAGAGTGTCCCTGAGCACTGGGCCGTACTCATACTTGCTCGGATCCACGAAGCTACACAGAGCCAGGTCCTCCTCGTCCAGCTCGAGGCAACCAAGGGCCTGGGCCATGTTTGTGTCACCAACGACCAGTGCTCGCAGCAGCTGGGTAGGCAGGATGTCGAGGGGCATGACCTGCCGATATGCCTCGACGGGTATCATGGCCCTGAGGCTGCCGTTCTGCGAGGTGGTAAGTGGAAACCGCCGGCCCTTTGCGAGGCGCGACAGAAACACATTGGTTGCCGAGAAACTGTTGACGCCGGGCGCCAACCAGCCGAGAAACTCCCGCGCTCGGCCTTCCGCCAGGGCGCAAAGCTGCAGGTGGTAGCGCCCGAGATAGCCCACCGTTCCCGACGCCCGGCGCCCGGACAGGATCGAGCCCGAGACCACGCGGCACCCCAGGTCATGCAACTCGCCCTCCAGGAGGTCCTGTACGTTGGCGCCGATTCGGGTTCGGACCAGTCTGGGTCTTTTTACAAGGGGTCCCGCCAGGGAGATGATACGTTCCACGGGCAGCTGACCAGTGGTGAACAGATGGCCGATGGCGATGACGTCCTGGTAGTTCAGGTGCCAGACTGTACGCCCTGCGCCAACGGGCGCCAGAAAATGGATGTGGGTGCCCACCAGGCCGGCGGGATGAGGGCCGGAGAACGTGGCCACCTGGACGGCGGGACCGTTGTCTGTCGGGATATCCGCCTCCGGTGCCTTGCAGACGTAGACCCTGCCCTCAGTGAGCTTGGCGATCACGGTCAGGCCACTCAGAAATTCACGCCGGTAGCGGTGGACGATGACTTCGGGCCTGGCGGCCAAAGGATTGCTGTCCATGG includes:
- a CDS encoding Na(+)-translocating NADH-quinone reductase subunit A, which produces MFKLKKGLDIPVEGEPEQVIHEGPPLGSVALMGRDYIGLKPSFAVEPGEPVALGQVLFTDRSVPGVSYTSPGSGTVTEINRGPRRSLESVVIRLEGDAQRTFAAYDPVELPGLSVDQVKENLLESGLWTALRTRPYSKVPAPDSRPDAIFVLAMDSNPLAARPEVIVHRYRREFLSGLTVIAKLTEGRVYVCKAPEADIPTDNGPAVQVATFSGPHPAGLVGTHIHFLAPVGAGRTVWHLNYQDVIAIGHLFTTGQLPVERIISLAGPLVKRPRLVRTRIGANVQDLLEGELHDLGCRVVSGSILSGRRASGTVGYLGRYHLQLCALAEGRAREFLGWLAPGVNSFSATNVFLSRLAKGRRFPLTTSQNGSLRAMIPVEAYRQVMPLDILPTQLLRALVVGDTNMAQALGCLELDEEDLALCSFVDPSKYEYGPVLRDTLTQIEKEG